The region TCTTCTTCGAGACGCTGGCCAAGTGCTGGCGGCCGTTTGTCGGCAAGCATTACGATCTGGCCCGTCAGATGTGCAATTACACTGCACACTTCATCCGTACCGGTGACCCGAACGGCAAGGATTCCACAGGCGAAGAATTGCCGCGCTGGGAGCCGTACACCCCGGAAGCACCTTACGGGATGCTGTTCGCAGACAAGGCTGAGTTCTCCAGAGAACAGCCGGGTGAGATCATGAATTTTCTGGTGCAGCAGTATTTCAAGAAGGCTGGCAGCCCGGTCTGAGCTGAGAAGCGCAGGAAGCGCGCGGTAATCAATATATCTTACCTCTGGCCTGTCTCTGGTAATTTCGCGGTGTATACCCGGTCACCTGCTTGAATTGCCGGCAGAAATGCTCCACATTCGGATAGCCGCACCGTGCTGCGATATCGGCGATGCTCTCGGAGCTGTAGACGAGGTATTCCTTGGCCATGCGGACGCGGCTGTTAATGACATCCTCCATGCAGGAGAGTCCGAAGTTTTTTTTGTAGATACTCTGGAGATAGCCTGAACTGATCTCAAGCACACCGGCCATTCTGGCCACGGTCCAGTACTCTCCGGGGTTCGTCTGAATGAGCGTGCGCAGCTTCAGCAGCTTATAGTATTGCGGGGTAATATTGTCCTGGAAATAGGATTCCCAGAGTTTGTTGAACAGCGCGTGCAGGAGCAGATCGATGGAGGAGGCTTTGCAGTCCCCGCCCATATGGTGCTCGCTGGCGAGCAGTTCAAGCAGCTTTTGACAATAGTCAGGGTCGCTAAGCGCAAAAGGGATACCTAGGGGAAGCGGAGATTCCGTGACATAAGGCTCATTGGTTTCAAAGCGAATCCAGTCATTAATAAACTGGCCGCCGCATGCCTGATAATAGACTTTCTGCTGCGGCTGGTACAGAACTACGCTGTGGGCAGGGTACGGCTTGAGTCCGCCATGCACCCAGAATAGCGCCGGAGTCTTGGTAATGACCAGGAGCCAGTGCGCACCAGCGGGAACATCTACAACGAAGTTAGAGGCGTGTATCGTATTGCACTCGACATAGTGAATAAGGGCCATTTCCGTACTCCTCCTAATGAATCTCGCGGAATTCACCTGGCGTAATTCCTTCGGATTCCATGAATTTCTTGTTGAAGTAGCTGATGCCCGGATACCCGGAGAGGATGGCAACCTCTTTGATGGACATCGAGGGATGGGCCAGCAATAATTGCTTGCTTTTTTGAATCCGGCATTTGGTGATATAAGTGACAGGGGTCATTTTCGTTGCCTTTTTAAACAGGCTGCAGAAATAATTCGGTGTCAGCCCTGCTTGAGCCGCCCACCATTCCAGCTCAAATGGAAGGTGGGCTTTTTGTTGCATTTTGGGCAACAGAGCCGTTATTTTATCCAGATGATTGGTGCTGCGGTAGGATGAGAATGGAAGCGAATTGCTCACAAATTCAATGATTACGCTATAGGTTAAGGTGGAGATATGGGAGGGGCGGAGGAAATTATAATGTTCAACCTCATGAAATAAATCTTCAAATGCCGAATGCAGGAGGGAATCGTTCTTCAGCGTCCAGATCGAAGAACTGGTATACCGGTTATCCAGGAAGTAAGCCGGGAGTGCATTGCCGTTAAACTGAATCCAGAAAATATTCCACGGGTCTGACTCTGAGCAATAATATCGCATACGGTCGTTCGGGAAATGGAGGAAGGCATCCCCAGCGCCCAATGTAAAGGTTCTGTCCCCGATTTCGATATCCCCGCTTCCACTAACGATATAATGCAAACTGAAATCTCTGACCCCATTCGGCCGGTTCACATTATGATCATCCGGGCGGACGAAGTTTCCGAACGAATGCGGAAAGCAGAAGAACCGGAATTCTGTAAAATTGGGTAAGTAATAAGTTCGCATGTTGCTGTCCTCCCGCCTTTCCTCTATCAGATAAAATCTTAATATAGTTTCATTAATAGTATAATATTATTATTTCGTCAAGGATTATTGATCATTATAATGAGAACAATAAACTATTTTTGTTTCAGAAGACGGTGCCCGATATATAAAAGTGACAACGCTTTCTAGAAAACGTTAGCTTACGCCGCGGTTCCCCGGGAAGGTAAACTACAGGTAAAGGAGGAACGAATGATGCAACTCGAAACAAACTTAACCGGCACGGGAGTTCAACGGGGCCAGATATGGAAGCGGTTTAAAAAACAAAGAGTGCTCCATTTATTTGTCGGGCTCGGCATGGTTTTTCTGGTGATTTTTTCCTACACTCCAATGTTCGGGATTCTGATGGCGTTTAAGGACTACAGCATTTCCGACGGGATCAAGGGGATTTTTACAAGTGATTGGGTGGGACTCCGGTATTTCGATGAATTTATCCACGATTATCAGTTTGGTAAGATCGTCAGGAATACGCTTGTGCTCAGCTTCTTAAAAGTGATTTTCGCTTTTCCAGCCCCCATTATACTGGCCATTCTGCTCAACGAAGTAAAAAGCATGCCGTTCAAGCGGTTCGTGCAGACGATCAGCTATTTGCCTCATTTTATCTCATGGGTAGTAGTGGTCGGAGTCTCCTATGCGTTCCTGTCCGCAGATATGGGGCTTGTGAACAAAGCGCTGCTGCAAGCCGGGTTCATCGACCAGCCGCTTAATATTCTGA is a window of Paenibacillus sp. FSL H3-0469 DNA encoding:
- a CDS encoding AraC family transcriptional regulator; protein product: MALIHYVECNTIHASNFVVDVPAGAHWLLVITKTPALFWVHGGLKPYPAHSVVLYQPQQKVYYQACGGQFINDWIRFETNEPYVTESPLPLGIPFALSDPDYCQKLLELLASEHHMGGDCKASSIDLLLHALFNKLWESYFQDNITPQYYKLLKLRTLIQTNPGEYWTVARMAGVLEISSGYLQSIYKKNFGLSCMEDVINSRVRMAKEYLVYSSESIADIAARCGYPNVEHFCRQFKQVTGYTPRNYQRQARGKIY
- a CDS encoding helix-turn-helix domain-containing protein → MRTYYLPNFTEFRFFCFPHSFGNFVRPDDHNVNRPNGVRDFSLHYIVSGSGDIEIGDRTFTLGAGDAFLHFPNDRMRYYCSESDPWNIFWIQFNGNALPAYFLDNRYTSSSIWTLKNDSLLHSAFEDLFHEVEHYNFLRPSHISTLTYSVIIEFVSNSLPFSSYRSTNHLDKITALLPKMQQKAHLPFELEWWAAQAGLTPNYFCSLFKKATKMTPVTYITKCRIQKSKQLLLAHPSMSIKEVAILSGYPGISYFNKKFMESEGITPGEFREIH
- a CDS encoding ABC transporter permease subunit, which codes for MQLETNLTGTGVQRGQIWKRFKKQRVLHLFVGLGMVFLVIFSYTPMFGILMAFKDYSISDGIKGIFTSDWVGLRYFDEFIHDYQFGKIVRNTLVLSFLKVIFAFPAPIILAILLNEVKSMPFKRFVQTISYLPHFISWVVVVGVSYAFLSADMGLVNKALLQAGFIDQPLNILTSPNYFWGLAVGSAVWKEMGWWTIIFLAAITGINPSLYEAAEIDGAGRLARIRHITLPGMKGTIVVVLVLTIGSILGGGLVGSNFEQAYLLGNSINNPTSEIVQTYAFKVGLSDGRFSYASAIDLIQSVISVILIFSSNFIAKRVSGSSLF